One Leisingera thetidis DNA window includes the following coding sequences:
- a CDS encoding DUF6079 family protein produces the protein MRYGDLIQFEPIESVIQLLDADRPDEAKKLVSTYVISDDMADRIAKLMIPQLSFDEAVDHKGVLVVGNYGTGKSHLMSVLSLVAEDEAYLPMIQHPKVAEAAKTIAGRFKVHRIEISSQMSLRDIITQQLEVFLEKHGVTYAFPPADKVINNKAAFEEMMSAFAEVHPDQGVLLVVDEFLEYLRSRKDHELVLDLSFLREIGEVTKHLRFRFVAGVQEAIFDSSRFQHVADSLRRVKDRFTQVLLARQDVSFVVAERLLKKSADQQDKIRAYLAPFSKFYGSMNERMDEYVRLFPVHPDYIGTFERLVFTEKRGALVTLRDQIQAILDDEVPSDRPGLIGFDKFWDTVATNSVLRSDPNIGPVLKVSEVLAERVSKAFTRPAYKPMALRIIDGLSVHRLTTGGDIYVPVGPTAEELRDTLCLFQPGIEDMGGDPSDDLLTAVQTTLRETLKTVNGQFISKAPDTEQYYLDLKKDVDYDAQIEKRAEALSDDALDRAYYGAIRQLMERTDESSYVTGHQIWQYQIEWQERRVERIGYLFFGAPNDRPTAQPERDFYLYFIQPFDPPRFRDEQKPDEVFFRLKSPDETIKRLLSFYAAAQELASTASGGAKGVYLDRARDALREMSKWLQEKQLEAFEVTFQGKSKTLRDWTKGISLRDKARLGPDERINFRDVVNVIAGIALSSRFADVSPEYPTFSALVTESNRKQLIGNALRALTGSNRTKDAVIVLDGLEMLDGDRIDPVQSRYAQEVLARLKAKGHGQVLNRSELLVGNADIEYFSPDKYRLETDLLVTVLGSLVYSGDIVLAITGDKIDSGKIGLLADRPLDELKQFKHVEAPKEINVAVLRSLFEMLELPPGLAQQATQGSDEPVKALQEEVSKLTKRVLAASTDMANRLSFWGQPLLREEEIRDWRSKLDELKAFSESLSPYNTVGKLKNLRIGSDDIAAQKKNLEVLNSVEGLISLIGELGNTASYLGQAEMVLPSDHTWVKQAQDTRKQVLDALSASRTGQNGSEHRQTLAKLKKDYVTAYVSLHSKARLGVSEDKTKTALRKDSRLVAMRALANISLMPTSQLTTFEEKLDKLKSCASLIDSELAASPVCPHCNFRPANEQGDMLPAANVLKQLDDELDQLLDGWVQTLLDNLEDPIIQSNFELLKEGSRKIVTGFVDSKSLPDPVTPEFISAVQEALSGLDKVVVSGSDIRQALLQGGSPATPEDLRKRFEAFLTDRCKGKDTTKLRFVVE, from the coding sequence ATGCGTTACGGCGATCTCATTCAATTTGAGCCCATTGAATCGGTTATTCAGCTTCTCGATGCAGATCGTCCTGATGAAGCCAAGAAGCTTGTGTCCACCTATGTCATCTCGGATGACATGGCCGACCGCATCGCCAAGCTCATGATCCCGCAGCTCTCCTTCGATGAGGCTGTGGACCACAAAGGCGTCTTGGTGGTCGGGAACTACGGCACTGGTAAGTCGCACTTGATGTCGGTGCTGTCACTTGTCGCTGAAGATGAGGCATATCTGCCGATGATCCAGCACCCCAAAGTGGCCGAGGCTGCAAAGACAATTGCGGGCCGCTTCAAAGTGCATCGGATTGAGATCTCGAGTCAGATGTCATTGCGCGACATCATCACCCAACAGCTTGAGGTGTTCCTGGAAAAGCACGGCGTGACATATGCGTTCCCGCCTGCCGACAAAGTTATCAATAACAAGGCTGCGTTCGAGGAGATGATGTCGGCTTTTGCGGAGGTGCACCCTGATCAAGGTGTTCTCCTCGTTGTCGATGAGTTTCTCGAATACCTGCGGTCGCGAAAAGACCACGAACTGGTACTCGACTTGTCCTTCCTCCGCGAGATCGGAGAGGTTACCAAACATCTCCGGTTCCGTTTCGTTGCAGGCGTTCAGGAAGCGATCTTCGATAGCAGCCGCTTTCAACATGTGGCGGATAGCCTGCGGAGGGTGAAGGACCGCTTCACTCAGGTTTTGCTGGCAAGACAAGATGTCAGTTTCGTTGTCGCGGAACGTCTCTTGAAGAAGTCCGCGGACCAGCAGGACAAGATCCGCGCTTACCTTGCTCCATTCTCGAAATTCTATGGCTCAATGAATGAGCGGATGGACGAGTATGTGCGTTTGTTCCCAGTACACCCAGACTACATCGGGACGTTTGAGCGCCTGGTCTTCACCGAGAAGCGGGGCGCGTTGGTGACCTTGCGTGATCAGATCCAGGCAATCCTTGACGATGAAGTCCCTTCAGATCGGCCTGGTCTAATCGGCTTCGACAAGTTTTGGGACACTGTCGCAACAAACTCCGTCTTGCGCTCAGATCCGAATATCGGGCCAGTGCTCAAGGTCTCAGAAGTGCTTGCGGAGAGGGTCTCCAAGGCGTTCACTCGGCCGGCCTACAAGCCGATGGCGCTTCGCATCATTGACGGCCTTTCGGTCCACCGCCTGACGACGGGCGGGGACATCTATGTGCCGGTCGGACCGACGGCCGAGGAACTGCGCGACACGCTTTGCCTGTTTCAACCGGGTATTGAAGACATGGGTGGCGACCCGTCTGACGACCTACTCACCGCGGTCCAGACCACGCTTCGAGAGACCCTCAAGACGGTAAACGGTCAGTTCATCTCCAAGGCGCCAGACACCGAGCAATACTATCTCGACCTGAAAAAGGACGTCGATTACGACGCGCAAATCGAGAAGCGGGCCGAGGCTCTTTCGGACGATGCGCTCGATCGCGCTTACTACGGCGCCATTCGCCAACTCATGGAGCGCACGGACGAGTCCAGCTACGTGACGGGACACCAGATTTGGCAATACCAGATCGAGTGGCAGGAGCGTCGCGTCGAACGGATTGGCTATCTGTTCTTTGGCGCGCCGAACGACCGGCCGACCGCTCAGCCAGAGCGGGATTTCTATTTGTACTTCATCCAGCCCTTCGATCCCCCGCGTTTCCGTGATGAGCAGAAGCCCGACGAGGTCTTCTTCCGTCTGAAATCACCAGACGAAACCATCAAGCGATTGCTGAGCTTCTACGCCGCCGCCCAGGAACTGGCCTCCACGGCAAGTGGTGGCGCGAAAGGCGTGTATCTCGACCGCGCTCGCGATGCGCTGCGCGAAATGAGCAAATGGCTGCAGGAAAAACAGCTGGAGGCATTCGAGGTCACGTTCCAAGGCAAGTCCAAGACACTTCGTGACTGGACCAAAGGTATTTCACTCAGGGACAAAGCGCGCTTGGGGCCGGACGAGCGCATCAACTTCCGCGACGTCGTCAACGTGATCGCGGGGATCGCGCTAAGCAGCCGGTTCGCCGATGTTTCGCCCGAATACCCAACATTCTCGGCGCTCGTGACGGAGTCCAACCGAAAGCAGCTCATTGGAAATGCGCTTCGTGCTCTCACGGGGAGCAACCGTACGAAAGACGCTGTGATCGTCCTGGATGGCCTCGAAATGCTCGATGGTGATCGCATCGATCCGGTTCAATCTCGATACGCTCAGGAGGTTCTCGCGCGGCTGAAGGCCAAAGGTCATGGGCAAGTGCTTAACCGCAGTGAGTTGCTCGTTGGAAATGCGGATATCGAGTACTTCAGTCCTGACAAATACCGGCTCGAGACTGACCTATTGGTCACGGTGCTTGGGTCACTGGTCTATTCCGGTGACATTGTCCTCGCGATTACCGGGGACAAAATTGACTCCGGCAAGATCGGGCTTCTCGCGGATCGTCCGCTCGATGAGTTGAAGCAGTTCAAGCATGTTGAAGCGCCTAAGGAGATCAACGTTGCCGTGCTCCGGTCACTCTTCGAGATGCTGGAGTTGCCGCCGGGTCTGGCGCAGCAAGCCACTCAAGGCTCGGACGAGCCAGTCAAGGCGCTTCAGGAGGAAGTCAGCAAGCTCACAAAACGTGTGCTTGCAGCTTCCACCGACATGGCGAACCGGCTTAGCTTTTGGGGCCAGCCTCTCCTGCGCGAGGAAGAAATCCGCGACTGGAGATCGAAGCTCGACGAACTCAAGGCCTTCTCGGAAAGCCTGTCGCCCTACAACACGGTCGGCAAGCTCAAGAATCTGCGCATTGGGTCTGACGATATCGCAGCCCAGAAAAAGAATCTTGAGGTTCTGAACTCCGTGGAAGGGCTCATCAGCCTGATCGGCGAACTCGGGAACACGGCAAGCTATCTTGGCCAGGCCGAGATGGTGCTGCCGTCTGACCACACTTGGGTGAAGCAGGCTCAGGACACGCGCAAGCAGGTCCTCGATGCATTGTCGGCGAGCCGAACTGGACAGAATGGATCCGAGCACCGGCAGACGCTGGCCAAGCTCAAAAAGGACTATGTGACGGCGTATGTCAGCCTGCACAGCAAGGCGCGTCTCGGAGTGTCCGAAGACAAGACGAAGACCGCGCTGCGCAAGGACTCTCGGCTCGTCGCCATGCGGGCTCTGGCGAATATCTCGCTGATGCCGACAAGCCAGCTCACCACGTTCGAGGAGAAGCTCGACAAGTTGAAGAGTTGCGCCTCTTTGATCGACTCCGAACTGGCGGCCAGTCCGGTTTGCCCGCACTGCAACTTCCGCCCGGCGAATGAGCAGGGCGACATGCTGCCCGCGGCCAATGTGCTCAAGCAGCTCGATGACGAGCTCGATCAGCTGCTTGACGGGTGGGTGCAGACGCTTCTCGACAACCTCGAGGATCCGATCATCCAGTCCAACTTTGAACTTCTGAAGGAAGGGTCGCGCAAGATCGTCACCGGCTTTGTCGACAGCAAGTCATTGCCCGATCCCGTCACGCCCGAGTTCATCAGCGCCGTGCAAGAGGCGCTGTCCGGCCTCGACAAGGTCGTC
- the brxF gene encoding BREX-3 system P-loop-containing protein BrxF: protein MIEALERVVDDLAVVNSKLLLLIGAPNSGKSDLLRQLAGRRKLHILNIGAALGRELLTIPSPRRHLQAADLLKGLADEFSREGLLLMDNLELLFDQELKLSPLDLLRRHSQARRVVAAWPGTLTDNRLSYATTGHPEYQDYSCDGVVPFRVN, encoded by the coding sequence ATGATCGAGGCACTTGAACGCGTTGTTGACGATCTTGCTGTGGTGAACAGCAAACTATTGCTGCTGATAGGCGCGCCAAATTCCGGGAAAAGCGACTTGCTTCGCCAACTGGCTGGACGTCGAAAGCTGCACATCCTCAACATTGGAGCCGCCCTCGGGCGAGAACTGCTGACAATCCCGAGCCCTAGGAGACACCTTCAAGCAGCCGACCTTCTGAAAGGGTTGGCGGATGAGTTTTCGCGGGAAGGGCTTCTCCTCATGGACAATCTCGAACTCCTGTTCGATCAGGAGTTGAAGCTAAGTCCGCTCGATTTGCTCCGGCGGCATTCTCAGGCGCGACGCGTTGTTGCGGCTTGGCCGGGGACGCTCACAGACAACAGGCTGTCGTATGCAACGACAGGACATCCAGAATATCAGGACTACAGCTGTGATGGCGTGGTTCCGTTCAGAGTAAATTGA
- a CDS encoding WYL domain-containing protein, whose protein sequence is MDSDRSELRWGVEQRLEFIEFRLFWEGHVNRSDLMDQFGVSVNQASTDLNRYIGFAPANMVYDKSARTYVRGSAFQPQFLEPDASRYLAQLRSVAENILDRDDSWIANLPSFASAPTPVRGVDPVTLRSVVGAIRRSEEIEIRYQSLSSPDPRWRWIAPHAIAFDGFRWHARAFCLTDKCFKDFLLSRMIEIRGSRESGTSADDDLDWNSEVVLEVAPHPELSETQAKVIALDYGMRGGSAKIKVRRALLYYALRRLGLDTDPAARRPQDQQIVLMNAPEIGHSTLRVSAPVSGGVNG, encoded by the coding sequence GTGGATAGCGACAGGTCAGAACTTCGATGGGGAGTCGAGCAACGTCTCGAGTTCATAGAGTTCCGCTTGTTCTGGGAGGGGCATGTAAACCGGAGTGACCTCATGGATCAGTTCGGTGTCTCGGTCAACCAAGCGTCCACTGACTTGAATCGCTACATCGGCTTTGCTCCGGCGAACATGGTCTACGACAAGAGTGCGCGGACTTATGTGCGAGGCAGTGCATTCCAACCACAATTTCTGGAACCCGATGCCAGTCGCTATCTAGCACAGCTACGGTCCGTGGCCGAAAACATTCTTGACCGTGATGACTCTTGGATCGCTAATCTTCCGTCCTTTGCCTCTGCGCCGACGCCGGTCCGTGGTGTTGACCCCGTGACGCTACGGTCCGTTGTGGGAGCGATCAGGCGATCCGAAGAGATAGAGATACGATACCAGTCCCTTTCCAGCCCAGATCCGCGGTGGCGGTGGATTGCGCCTCACGCGATTGCCTTCGATGGATTTCGCTGGCACGCCCGCGCGTTTTGTCTAACCGACAAGTGTTTCAAGGATTTCCTTCTTTCCCGGATGATTGAGATTCGTGGCTCACGCGAAAGCGGGACATCGGCCGATGATGATCTCGACTGGAATTCAGAAGTCGTCCTCGAAGTGGCCCCTCATCCCGAACTGTCAGAAACGCAGGCCAAGGTCATTGCCCTCGACTACGGGATGCGTGGCGGCAGCGCGAAGATAAAGGTGCGCCGCGCGCTGCTCTATTACGCGCTGAGGCGCTTGGGATTGGATACAGATCCCGCCGCCCGGCGCCCGCAAGACCAACAGATTGTCCTGATGAACGCCCCCGAAATCGGGCACTCGACACTGAGGGTCTCGGCGCCTGTGAGCGGAGGCGTAAACGGATGA